AATGAATTTTTGTGTTATGTGCCATTATTTTGTAGACTTCTGTTCCTGTTCCCATTTTGGTCCAAGGATTGATTCTGCTGACAAGTATTTACTAGACATATTCGGTGATCAGATACAGTCAAACTTGCCTTAACTGCACTTGGAAGCTTGATTTTTTATGTTATTAGTTGTAGTAGTTATGCAAATGAGTTTGGGATTAATAGCTAGTATGTCTCTTTCTCATAATGACATCTTTTTGAGATGCTATATTCTGATGTATGAAAATTTTCACCCCAACTCATTTATAGGAATGCTGGGACAATCCTGAGAAACATACATTTGTTATCTTCTCAAGTCATTTTTTAGTATTCATGGTATTCTACTTGTTGATTCTTCCAGGTTAGTCCCCCGGTGGACATGTAGAAATCTCCGACCAGTTTCTGGAGTCATGATACTGTGACATCAAAGAGGGAGAATTGATGCAAATGGACGGGCTACTGGGAACTATGACCAAGAGGAATATGCTGCTATCATGACAGCCACATCAATTGTGCACCCAGCTAGTCAATTGTTGTTCATCATGATCTTATTGATTTGTTGTTTTAACAACTTTATTTAATTTGAACAGACACTCGAGCTAATGTGCTCAATGGGACTTGGGATCAAAGGCAGCTCAGGCAGATTTTGTAAATATGCCCACCAAGAAAAGCCGCAAGGACTCcttggtaaactctgtactttatTTCTTTGAAtcattttgacataaaaaaaacaaaatttgTGGGTGTCTGGCTTAGATATGTCTTCTTTTAGTCAAATAGGAAAACATAGAAAAGTTTCAGACAGATACTACATGTTTGCATgccatacaaatatatacatatctagtactaGGCACATGCCCTAACTAGCTCTGATCACCCGTTACTTCAATATATGTTCTTTCTTTCTGGCTAACAATAGTCTGATTTGGAAGAAATGAGTTGGTCTTAAAAAGGTTGCAGAGATAAAACATTCAACAGGTAAGTTAAGTCGTGTCTGCCATACATATGTTCTGTCTTTGTTTGGTAAAGTTCATTGAAGGCATTACTTTCAGAACATTTATACTGCTTATTCTGAAATCTTCATAATTTTGATAATTGTTAAAAGATATTGGAAACCTAGAACTTTCTAAGATGCATAGAATTAACATACAGCTGTCTTTTGAGATATAGTCAGTCCCTTGTATTTATGATGCATTCACCTGTGGAGCCTCTTCAGAGGCTTAAGGTAGAACTAGCTTTTTGGATTCACATGGGTGTCTCCCCACTTTCCAGCTTCCAATTAAACCCTAACCTTAGTGCCAATAAAGATGCTTGGAATTGTGCTCCCATCTCTTCAGAACATAATGTCCACCATTGTGAGGTGTGTGGATTTCTTTGTTGGATTAGGATAGGATAGAACAATTAGTGGGAAGATACAAGAAAGAGAAAGACGGGGTCTTCTTTCCCCCCTGGTTACATAGAAATGAAAAGAATGTAAGGACCAACCAAAacataattttcttcttttaaaCATAGTTTAGTTGTAGGTTCAATGAattttcataatttaaattaaaGTCAGTTCTAGATTATTTGATTACAAAAATGCAACTTATTCATCAAAAGGAGGGGTAAATTATAAGTAGAAGCCTTGTTCTGTATTCCTTTGGCAAGCCTACCTATTCGGCCCGATTCGTCTAATTTTACCAACTGGAAACTGACATGAATCCGACCCAACCCTGCTTTGTTGCTTCGCGATTAAGCTAATATGGCCCAAGATCACGTCATAGCAGCGTTGGATCCGGTGTTTTACATATCGCACAAACAATGAACAATTTCATCTCCGCCGTCAATACCCACCCATGAACGGAAGAGATGGATTCGACGTCTGTCTCTCTTTCCGAACGGCAAACATTGGATCCATAGTGCCTTTTTAACGAGACCGGGCCCATCCAAGGTCCAACTAAAACTGTCCATGAGCACATTGCCACGTATGAATCTTCTTCCCGTTGGCTGACTCCCGCCCGTCACAGGTATAAATACTGTTCCCCCCATTGCCTcttctcctccccccccccccccttttcctCCCGCTGACGGCGAACCGCACGGTCTATTTTTGCCCGCCGGTGCGCCACCATGTCGGACCACGAGCCGGTCCTCCTTGATCTCGACTTCCTTCTCCTCGACGAGCCCGAGCCGGCGCTCACCCGTGGGAACAAAACCCCACTGGTTCACGTCGCGGAGACCCGCCGGCTGGCGGTCTCGGTCGAGGAGGAGCGGCGACGCCTCCGCATCATCTCGAACCGGGAGTCCGCCAGACGGTCCCGTATACGGAGGCGGCGCCAACTCGAGGGTCTCCGGTCCGAGGCGGACCGACTCAGGGCGCAGAACCGAGCCGTTGCCGGCCGGCTCGGGCGTGTGAACCGTTCGGTCCTCCTTTTCCGCCGCGACAACGAGCGTCTTCGGTCCGAGTCCGCTGGGCTCCGACGGAGGCTGGCGGAGATCCGCCGCTTGGTGCTGTGCTGGTGGCTCCGGCGTTTGCCTCTGCCGTCCGCTGCGGCCGGCGGGGGATACCTGCTGGGAAACGAACTGATGTTGGCGTCACTGATGGTGTAGAAGCCttctttctatttgcgaaaccggGGAATCGGTTGGTGGTAACGGATCCGGCACGGAAACGGATGGGCGCCGAGAACTCTTTGTTATTTGGGAatggataataataataactaattaACAACTTTAAATTGGCTCCAGTTTCTttggaattttattttatttatatttaaataactcAAAGCCTATATATATAAAATTGGGAATAAGCAAGCCAAGTATATCCCTTCACGAGGTTAGGTTTAGGGAGAGCGCATCTAAGTGGTTTTAGCTCTAAATATAGAGATGTTATTTTCTGGTCTCAGTTGATATGAGTATAGTTACTGGAACCAAATCAAACCGAGTAATTGGATTTAAAAAATTAGGAACCAAACCATTAATTGGTCCTATTTAATTATTGGATTCATACGTTGAAAAACTAGGATAAAAGTGATTAATCATTTTTGGATAACCCGCATGAACCAATCGAATTATATAAAATTGatctaattttataaaataagaaaagattAGTCAAATTTctttaacttaatttttttattatttattttagcggATATTTTTATGTCAATAATGAAATTAGGGTTGATATGAGAAACAAATTAAAACTAATATAGTTTAGAGTAATTAGTATCAATAGTTATGTTTATAATGTTGGTTAATGTTATCAATTTTGTCATttactatatatttttaaatttttttaatattttagattttaattatatataattctaaaatgtttaatatattttaaaatattttttctgtcAAACATGTGGTTTGAGGGTTCAACCCGTGACTAAGGCTTATTCGGTTCGCTTTTTGATTGGGTATAAGATGAGCAACCTTATTGTTCACCCTTTCCAAACCAAACAACTTCAATTTATATTTAATCTTTTTGAGTTAAATATATGAAACTTAAATTTACGctctatttaatttttaaataacatAGGATTAGTGTCTGCCCCAATTGAAACTCAATCCTTTCCTATTCTTTCCCCTCTTGAATCAAAATCATTGGTGCTCGAAATACCAAATTAAAAGAGAGCCCAAAAGGTAGATTTTCAAATGTAATCGATGGAAGAAGTATCCTTGTACGAGCATCAAAATCAAGAACTAAAGTAATCAGAACATAAATTGTGATCATTGTTACCATCTAAAAACTTAAGCTACGTGAAGATCATACCGTGGTTTTTGGACACATCATGTTTTCACTGTGGTCAGCTGTTGCACTAGAACAATCTTTTTATTCCGAATCATGGAAATCTACTGTAGGGCAGAAATATCTAGTGTTAGACACACCAAAAggcaaagagaaagagaaagagagagaggaaaaaaaaatatacaaGGAAGGAATCAATCATCAAAGATTGTTTTGTTCTtttaagtgagagagagagagagagagagagagagagagagagagaggggcataTTCTTGGCATATCTGGTCACATACTGCTGTTTTGCAAGTGAGTTATTGATCGTCATCAAAATGTAGTGGCCTCGCCACCTTTTCCCCCTCCCTTTATTCCTCATCAAAGCAAAGATTAAGAACAACAGATCATCATGGCGAACCATCATACAACTTTTTATTTAGTGGGGTGACATCATGGGATAGTTCGATCATGATAACGAAACAGATACATATAGCCGaagattctttctttcttttttttttctttcccctttttattttattttcgatGTGTGACGCCGCAAGAAGCTGCTTACGTCTGCTTGGATCGAGAAAATACTGCATGCAATTACTACGTAGCAACGCATCACCTGCGATGAAGAAATAGTTCTGCATCTATCTTCATGTATGGAGTTAACAAAGACACGATTAATTAGCCAAAACACGATAATTATTTCCTATGTTCTTTGCTCATCCCTTTTGTTTGGGAATCAAATCAGTTCATGTGGGGCTTGGCTTCTATTCTAACTTTTCATGATTGTACAAAGCATATTGGCGGCATATTGGAATTAATGCTCACTTCTTTAATGTAATAAGAGAGGAAATATGTGAGTTTGATTTACTCCAAGTCAATGTTCTTAGTGCAATTATGCTCTAAGAAGTTCATGCATTCTTGATGCTCACCACATGAAACAAGTAGAATTTTGAGAAATGTGTTAATTTTGTCAATTTGCTTAGCCTTTGGTGGTGCTTGCATGGCAGTAATAAGGCACTATGTAATGCTTTTCCTTTAAACATATGATGACATATGTGCAAAACCATACTTCAAAGCATATATGGtagaatatcaaaattttatgccATAACTCTTTACCTGTCTTGTTTTTTAAATCAATTAGTTTTgctcttaaaataatttaatcattTTGATCAACATTAAAGAGAATATTGTAATATATTATTCTTCAAATAAAAATATCTCCGAGACACATCTATGAAGCATTAGATACTGTCATGTTT
The window above is part of the Musa acuminata AAA Group cultivar baxijiao chromosome BXJ2-6, Cavendish_Baxijiao_AAA, whole genome shotgun sequence genome. Proteins encoded here:
- the LOC103974090 gene encoding basic leucine zipper 4 translates to MSDHEPVLLDLDFLLLDEPEPALTRGNKTPLVHVAETRRLAVSVEEERRRLRIISNRESARRSRIRRRRQLEGLRSEADRLRAQNRAVAGRLGRVNRSVLLFRRDNERLRSESAGLRRRLAEIRRLVLCWWLRRLPLPSAAAGGGYLLGNELMLASLMV